From the genome of Thermoflexus hugenholtzii, one region includes:
- a CDS encoding NADP-dependent malic enzyme, translating into MLREDALEYHRKGRPGKLEIVPTKPMITQRDLSLAYSPGVAYPVLEIEKDPDLAYEYTIKGNLVAVISNGTAILGLGDRGALTSKPVMEGKAVLFKKFADVDAIDIEVNTRDPDEFIRVVQAIAPTFGGINLEDIKAPECFYIEETLRATLDIPVFHDDQHGTAVISAAALLNALELVGKRIDEIKVVINGAGASGIACADLWVKLGVRKENLIMLDTKGVIYKGRKEGMNPYKERFAADTEARTLAEAIRGADVFLGLSVADVLTPEMVKSMAERPIIFALANPDPEIRYELAKEVRPDAIVATGRSDYPNQVNNVLGFPFIFRGALDVRARAINDEMKLAAARALAALAREDVPDSVLKAYGLETLRFGPDYIIPKPLDPRVMLWEAPAVAQAAMETGVARIHIDIEEYRERLAARLGKGTQVMRFIINKAKAAPKRIAFGEGEEPKILRAAALIQEEGIGRPILIGRPEVIRRRIEELGLRCQPEIVYPPEFPRLEEYAQRLYEKRQRKGVTLPLARTLMLEPNYFGPMMVEMGDADAFISGLTYDYPAVIRPALQVVGVREGMRKVAGLYIMIVKEKVYFFTDATVNIEPTAEDLAEIAIMAADFARRFDIEPRVAMLSFSNFGSTRHPLSEKVRQAVEIVRQRRPDILIDGEMQADTAVVPEIIEERYPFSRVKDANVLVFPDLEAANVSYKLLQRLGNAQAIGPILLGMGKPVHVLQTGDEVQDIVFIAAIAALDAQERALAPAGVR; encoded by the coding sequence ATGCTCCGGGAAGACGCTCTGGAATACCACCGCAAAGGCCGTCCGGGCAAGCTGGAGATCGTCCCCACCAAGCCCATGATCACCCAGCGGGACCTCTCCCTGGCCTACAGCCCGGGCGTGGCGTATCCGGTCCTGGAGATCGAGAAAGACCCGGACCTGGCCTATGAATACACCATCAAGGGGAACCTGGTGGCGGTGATCTCCAACGGCACCGCCATCCTGGGCCTGGGGGATCGGGGGGCCCTGACCTCCAAGCCCGTGATGGAAGGCAAGGCGGTGCTCTTCAAGAAGTTCGCCGACGTGGACGCCATCGACATCGAGGTGAACACCCGGGATCCCGACGAGTTCATCCGGGTGGTGCAGGCCATCGCCCCCACCTTCGGGGGGATCAACCTGGAGGACATCAAGGCGCCCGAGTGCTTCTACATCGAGGAGACCCTACGGGCCACCCTGGATATCCCGGTCTTCCACGACGACCAGCACGGGACGGCGGTGATCTCCGCGGCGGCCCTGCTCAACGCCCTCGAGCTGGTCGGCAAGCGCATCGACGAGATCAAGGTGGTCATCAACGGCGCGGGGGCCTCCGGCATCGCCTGCGCCGATCTCTGGGTGAAGCTGGGGGTGCGTAAGGAGAACCTCATCATGCTGGACACGAAGGGGGTGATCTACAAGGGCCGCAAGGAGGGGATGAACCCCTACAAGGAGCGCTTCGCCGCCGACACCGAGGCCCGCACCCTCGCCGAGGCCATCCGGGGGGCCGACGTCTTCCTGGGCCTCTCGGTGGCGGACGTGCTCACCCCGGAGATGGTGAAATCCATGGCCGAGCGGCCCATCATCTTCGCCCTGGCCAACCCGGACCCGGAGATCCGCTACGAGCTGGCCAAGGAGGTCCGCCCCGACGCCATCGTGGCCACCGGCCGCAGCGACTACCCCAACCAGGTCAACAACGTGCTGGGCTTCCCCTTCATCTTCCGCGGGGCCCTGGACGTGCGGGCGCGGGCGATCAACGATGAGATGAAGCTGGCCGCGGCCCGGGCCCTGGCCGCCCTGGCCCGCGAGGACGTGCCGGACAGCGTGCTGAAGGCCTACGGGCTGGAGACGCTGCGCTTCGGGCCGGACTACATCATCCCCAAGCCGCTGGACCCGCGGGTGATGCTCTGGGAGGCGCCGGCGGTCGCCCAGGCGGCCATGGAGACCGGCGTGGCGCGGATCCACATCGATATCGAGGAATACCGGGAGCGGCTGGCCGCCCGGCTGGGCAAGGGCACCCAGGTGATGCGCTTCATCATCAACAAGGCGAAGGCGGCCCCCAAGCGCATCGCCTTCGGGGAGGGCGAGGAGCCCAAGATCCTGCGGGCCGCCGCCCTGATCCAGGAGGAGGGGATCGGCCGGCCCATCCTCATCGGGCGCCCCGAGGTCATCCGCCGGCGCATCGAGGAGCTGGGGCTGCGCTGCCAGCCGGAGATCGTCTACCCGCCCGAGTTCCCGCGGCTGGAGGAATATGCCCAGCGCCTCTACGAGAAGCGGCAGCGCAAAGGCGTCACCCTCCCCCTGGCCCGCACGCTGATGCTGGAGCCCAACTACTTCGGGCCCATGATGGTCGAGATGGGGGACGCCGACGCCTTCATCTCCGGCCTCACCTACGACTACCCCGCCGTCATCCGCCCCGCCCTCCAGGTCGTGGGGGTCCGGGAGGGCATGCGCAAGGTCGCCGGGCTTTACATCATGATCGTGAAGGAGAAGGTCTACTTCTTCACCGACGCCACGGTGAACATCGAGCCCACGGCCGAGGACCTGGCGGAGATCGCCATCATGGCGGCCGACTTCGCCCGGCGCTTCGACATCGAGCCGCGGGTGGCCATGCTCTCCTTCTCCAACTTCGGCAGCACCCGCCACCCGCTCTCCGAGAAGGTGCGCCAGGCCGTGGAGATCGTGCGCCAGCGGCGGCCGGACATTCTGATCGACGGGGAGATGCAGGCCGACACGGCAGTGGTGCCGGAGATCATCGAGGAGCGCTACCCCTTCAGCCGGGTGAAGGACGCCAACGTGCTGGTCTTCCCGGACCTGGAGGCGGCGAACGTCTCGTATAAGCTGCTGCAGCGCCTGGGGAACGCCCAGGCCATCGGGCCGATCCTTCTGGGGATGGGCAAGCCCGTCCACGTCCTCCAGACCGGCGACGAGGTCCAGGACATCGTCTTCATCGCCGCCATCGCCGCCCTGGACGCTCAGGAGCGCGCCCTCGCCCCGGCCGGCGTTCGGTGA
- a CDS encoding septum formation initiator family protein, which yields MRRWLDRIWRWGVRLFVLAALLALAHTAWGNLELYRQRVERAERLRAAIATEQARATRLAEQARYVRSEEFVARWARLEAGMVRPHETPYRLPWTPPASPPPSPPTPTPTPLPWQAWWMRLQGR from the coding sequence ATGCGCCGCTGGCTGGATCGGATATGGCGCTGGGGGGTCCGCCTCTTCGTGCTGGCCGCCCTGCTCGCCCTGGCCCACACCGCCTGGGGGAACCTGGAGCTCTACCGGCAGCGGGTGGAGCGAGCGGAGCGCCTGCGCGCGGCCATTGCCACCGAACAGGCGCGGGCGACCCGCCTGGCCGAACAGGCCCGCTACGTCCGGAGCGAGGAGTTCGTCGCCCGCTGGGCCCGCCTGGAGGCCGGGATGGTCCGCCCCCATGAAACCCCCTACCGCCTACCGTGGACCCCGCCGGCCTCTCCTCCGCCATCTCCTCCCACCCCTACCCCCACTCCCCTCCCCTGGCAGGCCTGGTGGATGCGGCTGCAGGGGCGATGA
- a CDS encoding transposase, whose amino-acid sequence MPTVCLRFRFEEHPKIRALMEACADIQRQAVDYALENGKTATFTLIQALYPSLRAQHPDLHSNLIYGAIRSGARIVHGFRNQQRKGKTRADRPEIRRPSIYLVRQTVKIEWDGETLTVTIPVSPRDPEPIVLTFRPHHQYRRLLDEWKAGRARMGEPTLTAHSLSIPLKFPDPIPYKPEGVIGIDSNEGNLTAFVTSTGEIREIDTRYVGKVNRDHLRREIKGTRGKHNPKAKKKIASKHRRIRREKTENFWHHLALALIAWALGMRAALVLEDLKGMKERIGKGKSRRMRQRLLNFWSIMTFHRILVHKARFYGVPVIWVDPQNTSRSCPVCGKVGERLRGHALACPCGARMGRHEAAAVNIARRGVEFLEGLGLRGRGRWATPVAGPLASG is encoded by the coding sequence ATGCCGACGGTCTGCCTGCGGTTCCGATTCGAGGAGCATCCCAAAATCCGCGCCCTGATGGAGGCCTGCGCCGACATCCAGCGACAGGCCGTCGACTACGCCCTGGAAAACGGCAAAACCGCCACCTTCACCCTCATCCAGGCCCTCTACCCCTCCCTGCGCGCGCAGCATCCGGATCTCCACTCCAACCTCATCTACGGGGCGATCCGATCCGGCGCCCGGATCGTCCACGGCTTCCGAAACCAGCAGCGGAAGGGGAAAACCCGGGCGGACCGGCCGGAGATCCGGCGCCCCTCGATCTATCTGGTCCGGCAGACGGTGAAGATCGAATGGGATGGCGAGACCCTGACCGTCACGATTCCGGTCTCCCCCCGGGATCCGGAGCCCATCGTCCTCACCTTCCGCCCTCATCACCAGTATCGCCGGCTGCTGGACGAGTGGAAGGCGGGGCGGGCGCGGATGGGGGAGCCGACGCTCACGGCCCATTCCCTCTCCATCCCCTTGAAGTTCCCCGACCCCATCCCCTATAAGCCGGAGGGGGTGATCGGGATCGACAGCAATGAAGGTAACCTCACGGCCTTCGTGACCTCCACCGGCGAGATCCGGGAGATCGACACCCGGTATGTGGGGAAGGTCAACCGGGACCATCTGCGGCGCGAGATCAAAGGGACGAGAGGGAAGCACAACCCAAAGGCCAAAAAGAAGATCGCCTCCAAGCATCGAAGGATTCGCCGGGAGAAGACGGAGAACTTCTGGCATCATCTGGCCCTGGCCTTGATCGCCTGGGCGCTGGGGATGCGGGCGGCCCTGGTGCTGGAGGATCTGAAGGGGATGAAGGAGCGGATCGGGAAGGGAAAGTCCAGGAGGATGCGGCAGCGTCTGCTCAATTTCTGGAGCATTATGACTTTCCATCGCATTCTGGTTCACAAGGCAAGATTCTACGGCGTTCCGGTGATTTGGGTGGATCCGCAGAACACGTCCCGGTCGTGTCCGGTATGCGGCAAGGTGGGTGAAAGGCTAAGGGGACACGCCTTGGCGTGCCCTTGCGGGGCGAGGATGGGCCGTCACGAGGCGGCGGCGGTGAACATCGCCCGCAGGGGGGTGGAATTCCTCGAGGGCTTGGGCCTTCGAGGCAGGGGTCGGTGGGCGACCCCGGTGGCCGGTCCTCTGGCCTCGGGTTAA
- the infA gene encoding translation initiation factor IF-1: MAKGGEKAKDVIQVEGTVVETLPNTMFKVRLDNGHEVLAHLSGRMRMYYIRVLLGDRVLVELSPYDLSRGRIVRRLSR; encoded by the coding sequence ATGGCGAAAGGCGGCGAGAAGGCCAAGGATGTCATCCAGGTGGAAGGGACGGTGGTGGAGACCCTTCCGAACACGATGTTCAAGGTCCGCCTGGACAACGGCCACGAGGTGCTGGCCCACCTCTCCGGCCGGATGCGGATGTATTACATCCGCGTGCTCCTGGGGGACCGGGTGCTGGTGGAGCTCTCCCCCTACGACCTGAGCCGGGGGCGCATCGTCCGGCGGCTCTCCCGCTGA
- a CDS encoding stage V sporulation protein S, with protein sequence MDTIKVAAKSRTTAVAGAIAGVIRERGRAEVQAIGAGAVNQAVKAICIARTYLAQDGIDIVCIPEFTDVKINDQERTAIRFVIEKR encoded by the coding sequence ATGGATACCATTAAGGTTGCTGCCAAGTCGCGCACCACAGCCGTGGCCGGCGCCATCGCAGGTGTCATCCGGGAGCGCGGGCGGGCGGAGGTGCAGGCCATCGGGGCCGGGGCCGTCAACCAGGCCGTCAAGGCCATCTGCATCGCCCGCACCTACCTCGCCCAGGATGGCATCGACATCGTCTGCATCCCCGAGTTCACCGACGTCAAGATCAACGACCAGGAGCGGACGGCCATCCGCTTCGTCATCGAAAAGCGATGA
- a CDS encoding PHP domain-containing protein produces MSVRLDLHVHTTASDGLWTPARVVQEALSRGLRYLAITDHETTQGVLEAAAHARGTPLEVIPGVEISVGGPEEEIDLLGYFIDPLHPELLRMLEAMQAERVERIRAMAERLARLGLPVPWERVLELARGDVLGRPHLARAMVEQGYVADEAEAFRRYLGRDRPAYVPRRPVDPREVIARIRAAGGVAVLAHPGRSGLPRDLRGLWEAGLAGLEVYHPDHSEADIARLTEIARIYDLVPTGGSDFHGPTPDGRILLGSLPVPPQTVDRLRARRPASPSPQTP; encoded by the coding sequence ATGAGCGTCCGCCTCGACCTCCACGTCCACACCACCGCCTCGGATGGCCTGTGGACCCCCGCCCGGGTGGTGCAGGAGGCCCTCTCGCGCGGCCTCCGATACCTGGCCATCACCGACCATGAGACCACCCAGGGCGTCCTCGAGGCGGCGGCCCATGCCCGCGGCACCCCCCTGGAGGTGATCCCCGGCGTCGAGATCAGCGTCGGCGGCCCGGAGGAGGAGATCGACCTGCTGGGCTACTTCATCGACCCCCTCCACCCGGAGCTGCTCCGCATGCTGGAGGCCATGCAGGCGGAGCGGGTGGAGCGGATCCGGGCAATGGCCGAGCGCCTGGCCCGGCTGGGACTGCCGGTCCCCTGGGAGCGGGTGCTGGAGCTGGCCCGGGGGGACGTGCTGGGGCGCCCGCATCTGGCCCGGGCGATGGTGGAACAGGGCTACGTGGCCGACGAGGCGGAGGCCTTCCGCCGTTACCTGGGACGGGATCGCCCGGCCTACGTGCCCCGGCGGCCTGTGGATCCCCGGGAGGTCATCGCGCGGATCCGGGCCGCCGGGGGGGTGGCGGTCCTGGCCCACCCGGGCCGCTCCGGCCTCCCCCGGGATCTCCGGGGGCTGTGGGAGGCCGGGCTGGCCGGCCTGGAGGTCTACCATCCGGACCACTCCGAGGCCGACATCGCCCGGCTGACGGAGATCGCCCGGATCTACGACCTGGTCCCCACCGGCGGCAGCGACTTCCACGGCCCCACCCCCGACGGCCGCATCCTCCTCGGATCTCTCCCCGTTCCCCCCCAGACGGTGGACCGGCTGCGCGCGCGCCGGCCGGCATCCCCATCCCCCCAGACCCCCTGA
- a CDS encoding PKD domain-containing protein, giving the protein MNGHLNPGALDYGSRPRRRSPRLRAAWVALLTVIALIGGAAAAIADTLIYDGDIVAVGVQTEVNLGTVSPGAMIYQTIGVSLVCDTKRHADPGTTVIVRQGPASSAPPGGSITMPDVVFNIPNTWPNDGSNCPSPAPRLDQTQTVTIVAPTAPGSYTYELALVKEVSAGTPGDVKDPDPPKLRFKLTVQAPANRDPTVTVDHATVTVDEGALATNTGTYSDPDEDPVSLSASVGQVTADAGTWSWSFQTTDGPAQSQEVTITADDGKGGTGSASFQLIVNNVPPVATFTATSPIDEGSSSTLAFTNAFDPSTADTEAGFHYAFACDGNVNNLPTSYDDAGDSASASCLFQDNGSFIVAGRIFDKDDGSSTYLQTVQVNNVPPAVSIVSLDQTVDCRKEATLRFSFSDPGVNDSPWSVEISWGDGNTDSFSFNTQVTQTVTHAYTLPGTYTVTVKVTDKDGGVGEANGSITVKQVYAVDFLPPFDDSSPSGLIVNTMKNGRVVPVKATIFDVCRASYVNDPTTEVTIKVSKTSGSGNSDPVEEYADAGQSSAGTNRFRWTTDSSVPGGGFWIYNLDSKALGLVVNNLYRVDIYVGVNLATRDTWAVLQPVK; this is encoded by the coding sequence ATGAACGGTCACCTGAACCCTGGAGCGTTGGATTACGGGTCCCGCCCCCGGCGGAGGTCCCCACGTCTCCGAGCGGCGTGGGTCGCGCTCCTCACCGTGATTGCCCTGATCGGGGGCGCTGCTGCCGCGATAGCGGATACGCTGATCTACGACGGTGACATCGTCGCTGTCGGTGTGCAGACGGAGGTTAACCTCGGCACGGTGAGCCCCGGTGCCATGATCTACCAAACGATTGGCGTCTCGCTCGTCTGCGACACGAAGAGGCACGCCGACCCGGGCACGACGGTGATCGTGCGCCAGGGACCAGCGTCCTCGGCCCCACCGGGTGGCTCGATCACGATGCCCGACGTCGTCTTCAACATCCCGAACACCTGGCCAAACGACGGCTCTAACTGCCCGTCGCCGGCCCCGCGACTGGATCAGACGCAGACCGTGACCATCGTGGCCCCAACAGCGCCGGGTTCCTACACCTACGAGCTCGCCTTAGTCAAGGAGGTCAGCGCAGGTACACCAGGAGACGTCAAGGATCCAGACCCTCCCAAGCTGCGCTTTAAGCTGACCGTCCAGGCTCCGGCGAACCGGGACCCGACGGTTACGGTTGACCATGCAACGGTGACGGTCGATGAGGGGGCTCTCGCAACCAACACGGGGACGTATAGCGACCCCGACGAGGACCCGGTGAGCCTCTCGGCCTCGGTCGGCCAGGTGACCGCCGATGCCGGGACATGGAGCTGGTCGTTCCAGACGACCGACGGGCCCGCCCAGAGCCAGGAGGTGACCATCACGGCGGATGATGGCAAGGGCGGCACTGGGAGCGCGAGCTTCCAGCTGATCGTGAACAACGTCCCGCCGGTGGCCACCTTCACCGCCACCAGCCCCATCGATGAAGGGAGCTCCAGCACCCTTGCGTTCACAAACGCCTTTGACCCCAGCACAGCGGATACAGAGGCCGGCTTCCACTACGCCTTCGCCTGTGACGGAAATGTGAACAACCTTCCCACTTCCTATGACGACGCTGGCGACTCGGCCAGCGCCTCCTGCCTCTTCCAGGACAACGGAAGCTTCATAGTGGCCGGCCGCATCTTCGACAAAGACGATGGTTCTTCGACTTACCTCCAAACCGTCCAGGTGAACAACGTCCCGCCGGCCGTCTCCATCGTATCCCTAGACCAAACGGTCGACTGCCGGAAGGAGGCGACGCTGAGGTTCTCGTTCAGCGACCCCGGCGTGAACGATAGCCCGTGGAGCGTCGAGATCAGCTGGGGGGATGGGAACACGGACTCGTTCTCCTTCAATACCCAAGTTACACAGACCGTCACCCACGCCTACACGCTCCCCGGGACCTACACGGTCACAGTGAAGGTCACGGACAAGGACGGTGGCGTGGGGGAGGCGAACGGGTCCATCACGGTCAAGCAGGTCTACGCGGTGGACTTCCTGCCCCCGTTCGATGACTCCTCGCCGAGCGGTCTCATCGTGAACACGATGAAGAACGGCCGCGTCGTCCCGGTGAAGGCCACTATCTTCGACGTCTGCCGCGCGTCCTACGTGAACGATCCGACGACGGAGGTCACCATTAAGGTCTCGAAGACGTCTGGTAGCGGGAACTCTGACCCGGTTGAGGAATACGCGGACGCCGGTCAGTCGAGCGCCGGGACGAACCGCTTCCGGTGGACCACCGACAGCTCGGTGCCGGGCGGGGGGTTCTGGATCTACAACCTGGACAGCAAGGCCCTCGGCCTGGTTGTGAACAACCTCTACCGGGTTGACATCTACGTTGGCGTGAACCTGGCCACGAGGGACACCTGGGCGGTCCTGCAACCGGTGAAGTAG
- a CDS encoding aminotransferase class I/II-fold pyridoxal phosphate-dependent enzyme yields MPPAPSERMQRLKPYPFAALERRIAELQAEGRDVIRLDIGSPDMAPPPFILEAMERSARDPRAHGYAGYRGIPALRQAVARFYARRFGVELDPDREVLILIGSKEGIFNLSLAYLGPGDIALVPSPGYPTYTDGALAAGADVFYMPLRRERGWFPDFSEIPAEVLARAKILWLNYPNNPTAACPTLEFLKEAVAFAHRHNLLLAYDNPYADVAFDGYRAPSVLSVPGAKEVAVEFYSLSKSHNMAGWRVGMLVGNAEVVGTLARLKSNIDSGHFRPIQEAAAVALTHDDEWMAERNAEYARRRDVMVDALNAAGLTAERPRATIYVWARLPEGWRSADYAARLLEATGVSVAPGAMFGEAGEGYIRISLVQPVPRLEEAARRIQAFQQALGG; encoded by the coding sequence ATGCCGCCTGCCCCCTCGGAGCGCATGCAGCGCCTGAAGCCGTATCCCTTCGCCGCCCTGGAGCGGCGGATCGCAGAGCTCCAGGCGGAGGGCCGCGACGTCATCCGCCTGGACATCGGCAGCCCGGATATGGCCCCCCCGCCCTTCATCCTCGAAGCCATGGAGAGAAGCGCCCGGGACCCCCGGGCCCACGGCTACGCGGGCTACCGGGGGATCCCCGCCCTGCGCCAGGCGGTGGCCCGCTTCTACGCCCGCCGCTTCGGCGTGGAGCTCGACCCCGACCGCGAGGTCCTGATCCTCATCGGCTCCAAGGAGGGGATCTTCAACCTGAGCCTGGCCTACCTGGGCCCGGGGGACATCGCTTTAGTCCCCTCCCCGGGATACCCCACCTACACGGATGGGGCCCTGGCGGCCGGGGCCGACGTCTTCTACATGCCGCTGCGGCGGGAGCGGGGCTGGTTCCCGGATTTCTCCGAGATCCCCGCCGAGGTCCTGGCCCGGGCGAAGATCCTCTGGCTGAACTACCCGAACAACCCCACCGCCGCCTGCCCCACCCTGGAGTTCCTGAAGGAGGCGGTGGCCTTCGCCCACCGGCACAACCTGCTCCTCGCCTACGATAACCCCTACGCCGACGTCGCCTTCGACGGCTACCGGGCCCCCAGCGTCCTCAGCGTCCCGGGGGCCAAAGAGGTGGCCGTGGAGTTCTACTCCCTCTCCAAGTCCCACAACATGGCCGGCTGGCGCGTGGGGATGCTGGTGGGCAACGCAGAGGTGGTGGGCACCCTGGCCCGGCTCAAAAGCAACATCGACTCCGGGCACTTCCGCCCCATCCAGGAGGCCGCGGCCGTGGCCCTCACCCACGACGACGAGTGGATGGCCGAGCGCAACGCCGAATACGCCCGGCGGCGGGACGTGATGGTCGACGCCCTGAACGCCGCGGGCTTGACGGCGGAGCGGCCCCGTGCCACGATTTATGTGTGGGCGCGGCTGCCCGAGGGCTGGCGCAGCGCCGATTACGCCGCCCGATTGCTGGAGGCCACCGGCGTCTCCGTCGCCCCCGGGGCCATGTTCGGCGAGGCCGGCGAAGGCTACATCCGGATCTCCCTGGTCCAGCCGGTCCCCCGCCTGGAGGAGGCCGCGCGCCGCATCCAGGCCTTCCAGCAGGCTCTGGGAGGGTGA
- the hflX gene encoding GTPase HflX produces MLVGTEIYGKPGLLPVEDSLDELAQLARTAGVEVVGRAVQRLRRIHPATYIGPGKVEEVRALVRAMNANMVIFDDELSPSQQRNLENAFGDDVRVLDRTALILDIFAQHAHTREGALQVELAQYEYRLPRLTRRWQNLAQQAGGSFGRGGISGVGLRGPGEKQLEIDRRRIKERIAHLKRELEEVRAHRQRYRERRRRAQIPVVALVGYTNAGKSTLLNAVSGAHVLVADQLFATLDPTTRRVKLPAGGIALFTDTVGFIQKLPHPLVAAFRATLEEINEADLILHVLDITHPNARQQARVVIRTLREIGVQDIPMITALNKIDRLPDPEQARALAAEHPDFVAISAAYGIGLEDLLRKVEAILYQSLTPVRVRLPLSRGDLIALFYEQGMVEWEAHTDSEVTLSGRLPARLLAAFRPYLEHSEAERASREPVR; encoded by the coding sequence GTGCTGGTCGGCACGGAGATCTACGGGAAGCCGGGGCTGCTGCCCGTGGAGGACTCCCTGGACGAGCTGGCGCAGCTGGCCCGCACGGCCGGCGTGGAGGTCGTCGGCCGGGCGGTCCAGCGCCTGCGCCGGATCCACCCCGCCACCTACATCGGGCCCGGGAAGGTGGAGGAGGTCCGCGCCCTGGTCCGGGCCATGAACGCCAACATGGTCATCTTCGACGATGAGCTCTCCCCCTCCCAGCAACGCAACCTGGAGAACGCCTTCGGCGATGACGTGCGGGTGCTGGACCGCACGGCCCTGATCCTCGACATCTTCGCCCAGCACGCCCACACCCGGGAGGGGGCCCTCCAGGTGGAGCTGGCCCAGTATGAATATCGCCTGCCCCGGCTGACCCGGCGCTGGCAGAACCTGGCCCAGCAGGCCGGCGGCTCCTTCGGCCGCGGGGGGATCAGCGGGGTGGGCCTGCGGGGGCCCGGCGAGAAGCAGCTGGAGATCGACCGCCGGCGGATCAAGGAGCGCATCGCCCACCTCAAGCGCGAGCTGGAGGAGGTGCGGGCCCACCGCCAGCGCTACCGCGAGCGGCGACGCCGCGCCCAGATCCCGGTGGTCGCCCTGGTGGGCTACACCAACGCCGGCAAGTCCACCCTCCTCAACGCCGTCTCCGGGGCCCACGTCCTGGTGGCCGACCAGCTCTTCGCCACCCTGGACCCCACCACGCGGCGGGTGAAGCTCCCCGCGGGAGGCATCGCCCTCTTCACCGACACCGTCGGGTTCATCCAGAAGCTCCCCCACCCGCTGGTGGCCGCCTTCCGGGCCACCCTGGAGGAGATCAACGAGGCCGACCTGATCCTCCACGTCCTCGACATCACCCATCCCAACGCCCGGCAACAGGCCCGGGTGGTGATCCGCACCCTGCGGGAGATCGGGGTGCAGGACATCCCGATGATCACCGCCCTCAACAAAATCGACCGGCTTCCGGACCCGGAGCAGGCCCGCGCCCTGGCCGCGGAGCACCCCGACTTCGTGGCCATCTCCGCCGCCTACGGCATCGGCCTGGAGGACCTGCTGCGCAAGGTGGAGGCGATCCTCTATCAGAGCCTCACGCCGGTGCGGGTGCGGCTGCCCCTGAGCCGGGGGGACCTCATCGCCCTGTTCTATGAGCAGGGCATGGTGGAGTGGGAAGCCCACACCGACAGCGAGGTCACCCTCTCGGGCCGGCTGCCCGCCCGGCTGCTGGCTGCCTTCCGCCCTTATCTGGAACACTCCGAAGCCGAACGGGCCTCGCGAGAGCCCGTGCGGTGA
- the miaA gene encoding tRNA (adenosine(37)-N6)-dimethylallyltransferase MiaA → MTERPSPLRPLVAIVGPTAVGKSEVALILAERLNGEIVSADSRQIYRGMDIGTAKPTPEERARVPHHLIDVTDPDRPLTLAEYQRMAYAAIEEIHRRGRLPFLVGGTGLYVWAVVEGWQIPPAPPDPALRRALEERAQREGPGALYEELRRLDPEAAARIDPRNLRRVIRALEVCYRTGQPFSAQRRKSPPPYATIMIGLTRPREELYRRIDERVERMIAAGLIEEVRRLAERYPWELPAMTGLGYRQIGAYLRGEISLEEAIRRIRSATRAFVHHQYNWFRLEDPRIRWFDLSRVGVEDIEAWLREELARRLREAAPAGPAQNPSPSPESSG, encoded by the coding sequence ATGACGGAGCGTCCCTCCCCGCTGCGCCCCCTGGTGGCCATCGTGGGGCCCACCGCCGTCGGGAAGAGCGAGGTCGCGCTGATCCTGGCGGAGCGACTGAACGGCGAGATCGTCTCCGCCGACTCCCGCCAGATCTACCGGGGGATGGACATCGGCACCGCCAAGCCCACGCCGGAGGAGCGGGCCCGCGTCCCCCATCACCTGATCGATGTCACCGACCCGGACCGCCCCCTGACCCTGGCCGAATACCAGCGCATGGCCTACGCCGCCATCGAGGAGATCCACCGGCGGGGGCGATTGCCCTTCCTGGTCGGGGGGACCGGGCTCTACGTCTGGGCGGTGGTGGAGGGCTGGCAGATCCCTCCGGCCCCACCGGACCCCGCGCTGCGGCGGGCCCTGGAGGAACGGGCGCAACGGGAGGGGCCCGGAGCCCTGTATGAAGAGCTGCGCCGGCTGGACCCCGAGGCGGCGGCCCGGATCGATCCCCGCAACCTGCGGCGGGTGATCCGCGCCCTGGAGGTCTGCTACCGCACCGGGCAGCCCTTCTCCGCCCAGCGGCGCAAGAGCCCGCCGCCTTACGCCACGATCATGATCGGCCTGACGCGGCCCCGGGAGGAGCTCTACCGGCGGATCGACGAGCGGGTGGAGCGCATGATCGCCGCGGGGCTGATCGAGGAGGTGCGCCGCCTGGCCGAGCGCTACCCGTGGGAGCTTCCGGCCATGACCGGCCTGGGCTACCGGCAGATCGGGGCGTATCTGCGGGGCGAGATCTCGCTGGAGGAGGCGATCCGCCGCATCCGATCCGCCACCCGCGCCTTCGTGCACCATCAATACAACTGGTTCCGGCTGGAAGACCCTCGCATCCGGTGGTTCGACCTGAGCCGCGTCGGCGTCGAGGACATCGAGGCCTGGTTGCGGGAGGAGCTCGCCCGCCGGCTCCGGGAGGCAGCCCCGGCCGGCCCTGCGCAGAATCCCAGCCCGTCCCCGGAGTCCTCCGGATGA